The window TGCCTGGACTCTTACATCATTGAAATACTAATTGTAGTCAACAGTGGAATCCTCTCCTTAAGCACTTTCTCACTCTTGGTCAGCTCTTATATCATTATTTTCATCACTGTCTGGTTTAAGTCTTCTGCTGCAATGGCCAAAGCATTTTCTACTCTGGCTGCCCACATTACTGTAGTCATGTTATTCTTTGGACCTTGCATATTCATCTACGTGTGGCCCTTTACCACCTACCCTGTGGATAAAGTTCTTGCCATCTTTTATACCATTTTCACTCCCATTTTAAACCCCATTATTTATACATTAAGGAACAGAGATATGAAGTCTACCTTGAGGAAAATTATGACCCATTATCTGAGGCCCAAGAAAATTTCTGAAATGCCAGTAATAGTGAAGAATTTCCTTTATTAGAACAAATTCATTGAAATTCCACAAATCAATAGtctgtttataaatattttcaacatgCTTGCATGGTATATCTTAACTGTGGTGAAAGTAATGAAGAAGATGATTTAGAGAATATTCAGTGGATATTAAATTTTCCCCAGaggatggaaaaaaagaaagagtagctGATTCTTTGGTGGGGATAACTTTAGacattttaacaaatattataAGTTTCCCAATTTACATGCCTAAAAATCAATATAGGCAAATAGTGTTTAAAGAATCTGAAACTGAATTCTCCCAACCAGAGGACAGCAGCTTCACTGATTTAAGATAAGTGCATAAAATTAAGAGAAGATTCTTCGGTTATGAGACTTCTCCTCCAATATCAATTATGCCTATCCCATATTATTTTCCAATAATTAACATGCTTTAAAATATGGAACTAAATATAATTGGAAgtttacttttcaaatatttagcgGGCTTTCTCTGATCAGTTAAGGaaatgccagtttcctctgaaattACGAGTTGTAGAAGAGAGGAGTCTTTAAAGCTGACCAATTCAACACTCACTTTTCAGTCTGTTCTATAAGGAGCCGTGCAGCACTTCTTGTATGTGGACCAAATACAAAGTTCTTTGTTATAATGATCAATGTTAAACATACATCCTGGTTAGCAATCAGGACCCCACAAACGGGTCTCTACCCTGGACTCTGGGGACAGTTAGGGAAATTATTACTGTTGATTAGACCTTCTACGTTTACTTTCCCAAATCTCTCAATTCATACAAGACAAATAGATTATGTAAATATTAGTCTTTCTTTTATACTAAGGATGGAAACTCTAATTTTGCACCTTATTGcttgccttatttatttattgttgcacTTTACTGTTCAGCTATACTTTGTAATGTGAAGGCAGCTGGTTTTTAGTTTGGGTGAGTTGATTTGGTAGAGTAATTTTTGACTTTGAAATCTATATGCCATATATAATATTGAATTAATCTTAAATTTGTATCTTAATGGACTTCTTGAAATAAAGTGCTAAACATTAAGAAATGGAGTCTGAATTCCCAGAGCTaatttcacagaagaagaaatgttCCTGTCACAGGACTCCAAATTATGAATTTTCCCACATGGCCTCACTTACATTGTATGCAAGTGAACAAAGTATCTTTACCCTCTCCTTGAGAGGGTCTCTCTCAAAGAGATATAAAGTGCTATCTATATCTCAACCAAGTTTTTTCAAATAATGTCTGGAAAGCCAGCAATTTTTCCTGTAGTagagaaaaacacattttcttcttAATTCTTTATGTAATCTCTTTATGAGCTGCATATTCAAAGTCCTACCTTTAAATGGTGAAGTTGACAACTTTCTTAGCAGTAGATACAATTTCAGATAAGTTAGAAGAATTTCCAGCCAGTGTGTGTCAAGAAAAAGAGCACTGGCCACAATTATGTCTGGTGTTTCCTTTCATCAAAAAAGGTAATAAGAAAGGTTAGAAGAAATTTATAGGTATTCCTTTAATAAAAAGTATACTTTTCCTTCCTGAAGGAAACCaagtgcaacccactccagtattcttgcctggagaatcccatggacagagaagcttggcaggctacagtccatggaattgcaaagagttggaccctactggaacgacttagcacacacatattttttccttaacgcatttccttttttttcccaacaatatatgtatttttgatgtgaGCCATTTTTAACGTTTTTTAAAATGCCAGGAAGTCCCTCCTTTGTCCATTTCTTGACAAAGAAGCTCTATCAGTTAACAgtttaacaggagaaaaatcaaacaaaatttaGTAACATACATACATGTGAGAGAACTGGAAAACTGGGTAACTCACCAAAATGGCTAAAACCTTCACCTAAATACTGCCTGCAGCTAAAGAGAAAAGAGGATGTTGGGGATAGAGGTATGGTGAGAGGAAGGCAATttacatggaaatacaaaagcaaatgtttggtaaacgAATATTTGCTGAGCTGTGCAGAGACAATGGGACACTGAGAAGAATCTTAACAAACAGACTCTGCTATGTTCCTCCCTGCTACGCACCTAGTTCATATTATAGTTATCAAGGTGATAgtgtgttgtgctaagtcacttcagtcgtgtctgactttgcaaccctatgaactctaacccaccaggctcctctgtccatgggattctccatgcaagaatactggagtgggttgctgtgcccttctccaggggatcttcccaacccagggatgggacccatccttcccaacccagggatggaaacttgtctcctgcattggcaggcgggttatttaccaccagcgccacctgggaagaccatcaAGGTAATAGCTCCTTTCCTAAAACATATCCTGTCTACATTCTTTCGGCAGTTAAAGGGAAAATCAaagtttcttcctgagtctttgcATCTTACTTGTCTTCATCTCAAAATAATTCTCATGCCAAAGAAATATTTTGGGGTAGCAAATTGTGCTTCCCTACAGCTATTTTAATgataatcattttttcttttcctacaagCAAAAGAAACTAATTCTGACCATTCAAAGCACAAAGTTACTATTACAAGAAgttagtataaagaaaaaaatgctgccTTTTGTATCAGCTCTAAAAGGatcaaaatcttaaccactgcagTCACCTACCAACAGTGCACCTGAGAGGAATTCAGAATGGAGGAAAACTGGTAGCACTCTATGCTTTGGATACCTACCTCTAGATAGTTAAGATAATAGATAATTGTCTATTAGATAATTGTCCTTTGAAGGACAATTTTCAATGACCTCAGATTCTTGTATTTTTCTATACATAGAGAAGCACTAAAAGCATTAATTTGATATGTCTGTTCCTTTGGAATTAGCAGTAACCTGCTATTTAGTTTGACTACATGTTTTTCTCAGCAAAAAAGTttgtatcctggctcctccctcaccTCTTCAAACAGTTCCTCAGAGCTCTTTGAGAGACTGTCTCCTGGGCTGTTCTCCAGGCTTTTCTGGtagctccgatggtaaagaatccacctgcattgccgGAGCTtgcagttcgatttctgggttgggaagatcccctggaggagcgcatggcaacccactccagtattcttccctggagtatccccatggacagaggtgccaggcgggctacagtccatggggttgcaaagacttggacactactgagcaactaagcaaagcACTCCTGGGCTGTAGTCTTCAGTAAGGTCCCTGAATAAAATTTAACCCACAACTTTTATGCTGTGCACTTTAACATCAGTCAATGTGTGTCCATATATATGTTTGGTTTGTAGAAATGTGCACACGATAATTTTACCAGTCTTATGTTTTCCTTGTCAAGTTTTTAATCTTACACATGTTcatgtataaaaataatgtaataatttTAATCATTGAATACATTCCACCAcactaaaatattgtatttctttACTCTCAAATTTAtggatttgggttgtttccagtattGATCTCTTTCAGTCAATGCTGTAATACTTGCCATTGTTCTTGTGTCCTTAGGTAAGTACACATTTTACTCAAGtgtgattacacacacacatttaacatATACACACGCAAATTGATAGACGAAATCTATTTCAATCTCTCTCTTTAAAGATGGCCATTTAAAACTTACATCTACATCACAACCTTTGGAAATCTAGACaatgtattatataaaatatagttgAAAAGACTTGTCCACTAAAAAATGTAGTCACAAACTGAAAGTTGAGAATgactttatttggtgggaatgtttaggactccaAGCCTGAGaaacagcatctcagtagctctgagaaaacctCCAAAGAGGCAAGAGAGGGAatcaggctatatacaagtttgcgACAAAGTGGGTaagcagtctgaacatcaaagacgATTGTAAGTAGTGAGGAAAACCAGATATCATGGGAAGATGCAAGGCtcgggctcactgaattcattcctttcatatgcatctcagctatctagGGCCAAAACCCATTTCTACATTGTTTACATCCTTAATTCCTTGTTCACCATATGGAGTGGCAGGTTTGGCAGCTGGCTATTTCTTGCAACCCCCAGCTCTTCAGCAATTGCCATGGGGGATAGCGTGGTGGCATCTGCTGGATGGCAGGCATTCTGCTCTGTTTTGGggcctcattcacatttggaggccagaaatcgctGACGACTTGACATTTCTTGtgtattgatatggcaggagatattttcatttcacaggcaGCTGAAATATTTTGTGGGGGGGGAATAGATTTTTCATGTAAAAGATATGAGTGTgccttaaaatatttgaagagacatTATGTTTAAGTGGGAGTAGGCTTTCTTCATTAAATTACAGATGGTAGAACTAGTTAAGCACTCTAACAATAGACTAAGCGGTCCTGTGAAATAGTGGGCTCCTTGTGATTGGAGGAAACCACTCTGAGGCTAGGTGATCATTTGTAAGGCAGTTtgactgttttcttgggctccaaaatcactgcagatggtgactgacatgaaaataaaagatgcttgctccttggaataaagctatgaccaacctagacaacatattaaaacctttgctgacaaaggtccatatagccaaagctatggttttcccagaagtcatgtatggacgtgatagttggaccataaagaaaattgagtgccgaagaattgatgcttttgaactgtgatgttggagaaaactctaaacttagagtctcttggacagcaaagagatcaaaccagtcaatgctaaaggaaatcagtcctgaatattcattggaaagactgatgctgaagctgaaactcaatactttggccacctgatgtgaagaactgactcactggagaaagaTCCTgatccctgattctgggaaagactgaaggcaggaagagaaggggactatagagtatgagatggctggatggcatcaccgacttgatggacatgagtttgaacaggctccaggagtgtgtgatggacagggaagccaggcgtgctgcagtccacggggtcacatagagtcagacatgactgagcgactgaactgaactggactgatgatTGTTTTACTGACAGAAAGTTAGGGACTGAAAAATTACTTTGCTGAGTAGGAATCAGTGATAAATAATCTTTTGCTTTCATACACACCAACTAGTTGGTAataaacttttttcctttcttttccattcctagaaaaattattttgtaaaacataATTACTCCCACTGTTGGATGACATCAGATCTCTAAAGGGTGATTTCTCACTTCCCCAAAGAAATCGGTTTCCTGGATTGAGGATGGAAAGCTTTATATTGCGTTACCTTAGATATAGTATTTATATAGTCCAGGACAAGAGGAGCAGAGCCTTCACTACTTCAGGACAAGAACTGAGGGGTATGCTTTTGCACAGCTCAGTTCAGGGACAAGCTAAAATGCATCAAATCAAGagtatgttgcaaatatttttaatatgaaggGCAGCCAAGTTGATAATAATAGGATCAATATTTGATAAACAAAAGGAAGTATGATATAATGATTACCTGTCCCTTATATGCCATTTTTTATGCTTTCTATTCAGAAGATATCTGGCCATTTGTTAAAACAATTATTTACTATCACAATTTGCCTAGaatgaagaagaggtggctatATAATGGCCAATAAGGGTATCCTTTACTGCTTTTGCTTTGCTGTTAGGCTTACAGGTAATCAGCTATTGTAagacaaaataatgaaaacaaaattctgcaTGTGTATGGTTTTGGAGATTTATTGACATAATCTAGAGATGGCTATGGATGTAACGTCAGCTTGTGTGTCTCAAACTTGGTCTTACACCAAAAATGAGGAAATTATCCTATAGTGTACTTTGCAttctgaaagcatttcttctgaAGTACATTGACAATGAAAATGTGTATGATTCATTAATAACTTTCTGGTGCTCTGTGCCTAGCTCAAGGAATTCTGAGTGACTTTTATAAACTCCACATATTTCTATAGCATAACCGCCTCTGAACTTAGAATTTTAGAGTTGAAAATAGCCTTGGAAATAATCTAGCTCTACCTTCTATAGTCAGTCAGACAGCTGAAAAGTGACAAAAGTTAGTTGTTCCTTTTTTACTAATGGGTACTACCttaaatattaagaagaaaatgagatataACATTGACCCTGGTCTATTCTACCTGGATTAAGAAATCATAGGAAACTAGGGTGGAGAAGATTTTGTAGTTGTTTCCtgtattttgaaaaaggaaatgacaaattTTATCATCTATTAGATACTTTGTAGAAAATTTGGATATTTTcagaaaaacttttttaaaagatgagacgatctttaaaaattgaataaataccACTAACTACAGGTTATTAACCATTAtgctttcccttcctcctcttccttcctccttctcctcttctgccCCCCTTGTCTCCTCTTCCCcctaattattttcttcttatcttcatctctctctctctccctttctccctctcactGTCTTTAATGCTATTCCACTAAATTATCATGATATTTGTCAGGCTTTATCTAGGAGACTGAAAATTATATGAAGTCCCTCATGGCCTCGAATTTTATATGTTTGAAATtaataactgtagctttgtaggatcattttaattttaaaaatggaatttctttctcttccaataTTTGTTTGTCTCCTCTGTATCGCTCATGTAAATACATGATCAGAAAAGCCAACATTGGCCCAAATCTTCCACATGGAGATGAGAATCGCATAATGGAAGTTTGTAATGAGGTCAGTTCATGCCTTTTTAATCTGTTTCTATTCTTGAGTAACTTTAGTTTCTGATTCCCCTTAAAACTAGAGATTGTAACTCAAATGCACTGAGTGAAGTCCTTGAAAGGGTAGAATTTAGTGCCTCAACAATCAGGTTATAATCACACAAATTAAAGCTTCtaacagtttaaatatttttaattggttaATTTATGGTTATTGTTCAGTTTTGCTTTTAAGCTTTTAAATATCTGTTGTATTAGTTATATCTTTCACTGAAGAATACAGGGTGTAGAACTTCAGTCAGTATAGTGACAAATTAATACCTACTGTGATGTGTTGGGTACACAGGGCTAAAGCCAAAAATGTCTCCTGATCCACAAGAGGTTGTGCAGGGTTTTCTTCTGGGATCAAGTGGTCACATGGTGCCCAATGTATTAAGGCAAAATGTCAAAAAACAATTTAGAGGCAATTAGCACAttacttaaattttctcttttgaaaatctGTGTTCAAAATGCACCACATattgttatataaaatatttccaaaagaacAGACAGATTTTGATAAATCCAGGTGTGTCAGGCATGTTTGGGAAGAGACAAAAGGCAGAGTTGCAAGAGATTGAAGACACATAGGTGACTCATTCACTGTTGGTCTTTATGTAACAGAAGGTGAACTCGGATTAACTATTGTTCAAAGGATGAAAGGAATGTTCTTGATTTTCACAGAAACTTTCATAGTATTACCATTGCCTCTTCTTTCAACATTGTCACAAATTGCTTCTATTAAGCTTCCTAAAGCATTGTCAAACACTTTATGATTCTCAGTTTCGAGAACATTAATGTAATCCACTGGCATTACAGTCAAGGCTAATTGCATCCATGATTTGCTCTTTACCTACCACTCCCAGCTTCACTTTTACTGTTCCTTAAGCACACCCTCCTCCAGCCAAGCCACTGACTCACGGCTCTCTGAGGATGTCTTTCACGTTTTTCACCTTTGTAGCTTTAGTCCTGCTATTCCCCACGCTTAAAATAGCCATTTCCTAGCCAGTTTTGGCTAGCAAATTACAAGCTTTTAAATAGTTTTAGCTAAAATGATATATATCCCATGATATGTTACCACTTTGGCATAGTCTATTTCATTTTGCTAATATCTATGGTATTCTTTTATCAGttattgtttgcttgtttctgattttatattttcatttttgaaatgaataTCTTATCTCTCTATGATAGGGTCCATAcctaattatctttatttttcacttctacttTCCACAGCAGTCATAGATGTTAAATACTAGTTCATTGACTATTTACATAGTCTCattaaattaacttttaattgaaaacttatcatatttcttttgtatatatacTAGATACAGTGTCAATCACTGGGACATTTTCCTGACTTTCTTTTACTTAGGTAACAGTAGATTGGATACATGGCTCACACAAATGAATCAATGGTATCTGAGTTTGTGCTTCTGGGACTCTCTAATTCTTGGGaacttcagcttttctttttcgCCATCTTCTCAATAGTGTATGTGACATCAGTTCTGGGCAACATCgtgattattgttattgtttcctCTGACTCCCATTTGAACTCTCCTATGTACTTCCTGCTCAGTAACCTTTCTTTCATTGATATCTGCCAATCTAGCTTTGCCACCCCCAAGATGCTTGTGGACTTTTTTGGGGAGCACAAAACTATCTCCTTTGAGGGTTGCATGGCCCAAATATTCCTTCTTCACAGTTTCGTTGGGAGTGAGATGATGTTGCTTGTAGCTATGGCATATGACAGATTTATAGCCATTTGTAAGCCTCTGCACTATAGCACAATTATGAATCGAAGACTATGtataatttttgtgtttatttcctgGGCTGTGGGCATTCTTCATTCTGTGAGCCACTTGGCTTTTACAGTGGATCTGCCATTCTGTGGCCCTAATGAGGTAGACAGCTTCTTTTGTGACCTTCCCCTGGTGATAGAGTTGGCTTGCATGGATACTTACGAGATGGAAATTATGACCCTAACTAATAGTGGCCTGATATCACTGAGCTGTTTTCTGGCTTTAATTATTTCCTACACTGTCATTTTGATCACTGTCCGTCACCGCTCTTCCAGTGGATCATCCAAGGCACTTTCTACATTAACTGCTCATATCACAGTGGTGATTCTTTTCTTTGGgccttgcatttatttttatatatgacctTTTAGCAGACTTTCTCTGGATAAGTTCCTTTCTGTGTTCTACACTGTTTGTACACCCCTGTTGAACCCCATCATCTACTCTCTGAGGAATGAAGATGTTAAATCAGCCATGAGAAAATTGAGAAACCGTCATGTGAGCTTCTGGAAAAACTAGGGAACACCATGAAGGAACAAAAATATGCAATGGAAATGAAGAGCCCCTACTGGATCACAGCATCAAGTCAATTATTTTTGCTAAGGACAGGGGTTATTAAATTGCAgaatt of the Muntiacus reevesi chromosome 7, mMunRee1.1, whole genome shotgun sequence genome contains:
- the OR4K1 gene encoding LOW QUALITY PROTEIN: olfactory receptor 4K1 (The sequence of the model RefSeq protein was modified relative to this genomic sequence to represent the inferred CDS: substituted 1 base at 1 genomic stop codon); its protein translation is MAHTNESMVSEFVLLGLSNSWELQLFFFAIFSIVYVTSVLGNIVIIVIVSSDSHLNSPMYFLLSNLSFIDICQSSFATPKMLVDFFGEHKTISFEGCMAQIFLLHSFVGSEMMLLVAMAYDRFIAICKPLHYSTIMNRRLCIIFVFISWAVGILHSVSHLAFTVDLPFCGPNEVDSFFCDLPLVIELACMDTYEMEIMTLTNSGLISLSCFLALIISYTVILITVRHRSSSGSSKALSTLTAHITVVILFFGPCIYFYIXPFSRLSLDKFLSVFYTVCTPLLNPIIYSLRNEDVKSAMRKLRNRHVSFWKN